In one Balaenoptera musculus isolate JJ_BM4_2016_0621 chromosome 2, mBalMus1.pri.v3, whole genome shotgun sequence genomic region, the following are encoded:
- the SRP14 gene encoding signal recognition particle 14 kDa protein, with amino-acid sequence MVLLESEQFLTELTRLFQKCRLSGSVFITLKKYDGRTKPIPRKGSVEGFEPSDNKCLLRATDGKKKISTVVSSKEVNKFQMAYSNLLRANMDGLKKRDKKSKSKKSKAAQ; translated from the exons ATGGTGCTGCTGGAGAGTGAGCAG TTCCTGACGGAGCTGACCAGGCTCTTCCAGAAGTGCCGGTTGTCGGGCAGCGTGTTCATCACCCTGAAGAAGT ATGATGGTCGAACTAAACCCATTCCAAGGAAGGGTTCTGTGGAGGGCTTTGAGCCCTCAGACAACAAGTGTCTGTTAAGAGCGACTGACGGGAAAAAGAAGATCAGCACTGTG GTGAGCTCCAAAGAAGTGAATAAGTTTCAGATG GCTTATTCAAACCTACTGAGAGCTAACATGGATGGGCTGAAGAAGAGGGACAAAAAGAGCAAGAGTAAGAAGAGCAAAGCAGCGCAGTGA